A region of the Pseudomonas sp. A34-9 genome:
CAAGGCTGCCGAAATCCACTGCGCCAGCCGCCAATGCTTCGGCGGTGGGCGCGGCAGCGGCGAACGAGGCGAACTCGATCGGGTAAGGCAGATTCTCCAGTTCACCGGCCGCTTGCAGCAAGATTTTCAGCGACTGCTTTTGGCTGGAAACACGCAAAGTGTCATCGGCCACGACCGGGGTGCTCAAGCCCGAAATCATGAGCACCAGCATCGACAGCCCGCCGAGTTTTGCAACCGCGTTACGGGCCTTATCTCCAGCAAGCCGGCACCCACGGATTTGGGTGGCGCCGCCAATATCGTCGGTGAAACGTTCGTTGCCAGCGGATGTGTGTTGGGTCATCGGTCAGAACGCCAGGCTGACGCGGCTGTAGTAATACCCGCCGCCCAGACCGTACGGCGAGAACATCCCGTATTCGTAGGTGCCGGCCCAAGCCTTGAGGCCGATCTTGTCCGGGTATTCATCAAACAGGTTGTTGGCGCCCAACGCCACGGTGAGGTTTTTGGTGACGTCGTAGGCCACGTCGATATCGGTGATCCACTTGGCGCTGTAAGTACGATCGTTGGCCGGGATGTTCGAGCCTTCGGTGTACTCGCCGAACCGCGTCAGTTGCAGGTTGGTGGTCCAGTCGCCGACCTTGTAGTTGGTCGACAGAATCCACTTGTCTTTGGGCGTCGACTTGGTCAGGTCGATCTGTTGCTGCCGGTCGAACAACAGGTAGCTGGAACCTAACCGCGCCAGGGCTGCCGGGGTGTCGGCCAGGTCACGGATCGTGGTTTTGTTGTGGTTGTAGGCGATGCTCCATTTCGCCGTGCCGTACTCACCAAACGATTGGCTGTAATCGGCCACCAGGTCCACACCTTTGGTGCGGGTGTCGGCGGCGTTGGTGTAATACTGGCCGGCGAGGTTCGGCGCCAGTCCGTTTTCGACGAGGATCTGCGAGACGGCGGCACCTTGCAGCAAACCGGTCTGCAGGATGCGTTTGTCGATGTCGATCAGGTAAAAGTCAGCGGTAAAACGCAGGCGCTCGGCAGGTTCCGCCGTAAAGCCCAGGCTGTAGTTGCGCGAGGTTTCCGGTTCCAGGTCTTTGGCGCCCAGGGCGATCGCTTCGGCTGAATCCGGACGCATTTGCTTGGTGCGCACTGAACTGGTGGTGCCGTTGGCGCCGAACTGGGTCACGGTGCTGGTGGTGGAGAAGACACTTTGCGCCAGCGACGGTGCGCGGAAGCCATTGCTGACCGCGGCCCGCACTGCGTAACCCGGCAGAAACTCGTAACGCGTGGTCAGCTTGCCGCTGGTGGTGTCGCCCACGCCAAGGTTGTACTTTTCATAGCGCCCGGCCGCACCGACGTACCAGTTGGGCGTGATGTTCAGACCGAAGTCCAGATAGGCCGCTTCGCTGTGACGCTGCAAGTCATAGGCGTCATCCGGTGTTGTGCCGTTCACCGAAAACAGGCCCGGGTCCGGACGCACGCCGGCGAATCGCCCGACTGCCGGCACATAACTGCCATAGTTGTAGGCGTTCGGTTCGCCCTCCTCCAGCGCGTACTTCTCCCATCGATATTCGACGCCGAACGAGGTCTCCAGCGGGCTGCTCCAGCCGATATCCAGCGCTTGGGTGAAGTCGAGATTGTTAGTCCACTGATCGAAAATCAGATTGCCCAGGTGGAAGTCGTGCTGGCCGTAAGGGCCGTTGGAAATGTTCAGGTTGTTGTCGGTGTCGAGCACCGCGCGATCCTTGCCGTAGGTACTCGACAGATCCCAATCCCAGTTGCCCAGCGCGCCCTTGGCACCACCGGCCACCTGAAAGTCCACCTCGTGGATTTCCCGTCGCGCCTGCCCGCCATTGGGGTACGGCGCATCCGGCACACCGTTGAGGCTGGTAATGTCAGTGGGTTTGCGGTGGCCCAGGTCCTTGTTGCTGGTGCGGTAGCTCAAGGTCGAAAACGAATACAGCTTCAGATCGTCCTGCAACGGCAACTCGGCGTTATAGGCGACGCTGGTGGTGCGATCGCGGCCGAGCCCGTACTCGGTGCCCCAGCCTTGGCGATTGCTTTCACGCGAGTCGGGTGTGCCGTTGGGCTGATTGAAATACAACTGGCCGGTGGCAGCGCTGGAGCGCTCGTAAGGCTCTTGCAGTTTGCCGTCCCACGACAGGTTGAAAAAGCCGCCGTTTTCGCCCAGTGCCGAGCCCCAGTTGAACGCCTCATGGCCGGTGGTGCCATCGCCGTCGTAGTACTGGCCGACGCTGGTGTCGGACGTCAGGCCTTCGGCATTGCGCTTGAGGATGATGTTGATCACCCCGGCAATGGCATCGGAGCCGTACTGCGCCGCCGCGCCGTCACGCAGCACTTCAATGCGCTCGATGGACGCCGTGGGAATCAGGTCCAGGTCGACCGGCACCGAGGCGTTGCCGACGCGGGCGCCGTTGTTGATCAGCGCCGAGTTGTGACGACGCTTGCCGTTGATCAACACCAGCACCTGATCGCCGCCAAGGCCACGCATGCTCACCCCGCGCACCAGGAACGCAGTACCGCCGCCGTTGATGGTCGGTACGTTGAACGATGGCAGCAGGCGCCCGAGCATTTCTTTCAGACCATTCTGACCGATGGTGCGCAGTTGTTCGCTGTCGATCACATCGATCGGCGCCGGGCTGTCGGTGACGGTACGCTGCTGACTGCCGCGGACCCCGGTGACCACCACGGTGCCCAGGGTTTCATCGGCGGCGAACAGTACGGAGGGCACCGCCATGCCGAGCAGGCCGAAGCTCAGGGGCGCAGCACCGAACAGGGTTTTATGCAAAATTGAACGCATGACTAAGATCCTTTTCTGACGGCGCTCATTGCGACCTAGCGGCAACGGTTTCGACTTCGATCAAGGCACCGGGCAACACCAGTCCGGCCACTTGCACGGTGGTTCGCGCGGGTTTCAGCGGTTGTTGTTCGGTACCGAAAAACTCGCGGAAGGCCACTTGCAGCCCGTCGAAATCCAGCTTGCCGCCCAACGCCGGATCGCCCACCAGATAGATCCGCAGTTGCACCACGTCGGCCAGTTTCAACCCCTGGCTCGCCAGAATGCTCTCGACCTTGCGCAGCACCACGCGGGTCTGCGCTTCGGTATTGCCGACGGCACGCACCTGATCTTTCGGGGCTTTGGGATCGACCGGATCGGGGAGCAGGCCCGAGAGATACGTGACCTCGGTATTCGCGGCGAGCGTCACCGATTGCAGGATCGGTGAGTTGGGGTACGTGGACGGCACCCGCGAAATCGAAGCGGCCAGGGTGTTGCTGGCCGCAAAGAGGATCCCCATCCCCAACAAAGTTTTTTTCAAAGACATGCAAAGACACTCCAAGGTTGTTTAATGCCAGCCTCGGAGGTCCGCTACCTGGCAAATCGTGTGTGGCTGTTTGAATGAAAGCGCGGCTTTTTCAGGCCGTTTGCTTGATAGGCGAGCCTTGCGCCCGCTCGAAAAGATTGCGCACTACCCGCCGCGCCGCACCGGCCGCCGCTTCCTGCCAGATCCCCACGCCGCTGTGCGCCAGGCCGTCACTGGTCAGGTACACCCGACCCTGCGGTTGGTTGAGCAAGCTGTAATCGGGATCGGCCACTTCGTGATTGATCCACGGACCAAGGTTGTACGGAATTTTCGCCCAGGCAATGGCCAAGGGTTTGCGCAGTTCATGGCTGTGGCCGGGGTGCAGCAATTCAACGGCCTGACGGGAAATCGCTATCTGCTGATCAAGGCTTTTCTCGCCGAACTTGCGCGCCGTTTCGCCATTGTTATAAGCCGCCACCAACACCCCTTGCGCCTGGTTGAAACCACCGCTGGGGTACCACAGGCCCGAAGCTTCCTGATTGATAAATGACAGCCCGCCGTAAATCTGATAATCGCTTTCCCAGAAGCGTCGCGACTGCCAGGCGACTTTGTTCGCGTAGCCGAATTGCACGGCGGCGATGGCTTGGCGCACCGGTGCCGCGAGGTTGCTGTCGATCTTCGCCAGCAGTGGCAGCGGCAACGCGCTGATCACGTAATCAGCACGAATTTTTTGTTCGTGGCCACTGCGTCGGTCCAGATAAGCGACCTCGACGAAGTCCGGTTGATTAGTGATCGAGCGCACTTCGGCGTTCAGGCGTAGCGCTGCTTTCAGGTGCCGCGCGAAGGCCTTGGGAATGCGGTCCATACCGCCCACCGGCTGAAACATGGTCGGCGAAAATTCCGGGTATTCATCAATCATCAACGCGGTGGTCAACGCCGGGTTGAGCAACGTCTGCAACGGCAGCGGATCTTTTTTCTGTGCGAGTTGATCACCGGCGCCCGGCCATACCTTGTACCCGGAGCGAGCAGAACCGACGTACTCGAGTTTGTCCGAGAGATCGCCCCAGGTCTTGAGGAAACTCAGCAGGTTGCTGCGGTCTTCGAGGCTGAGTTCCTGATCCAGCGCGTGGCGATTGACCGCTTTTGCCAGCAGCTCGGAGAAGTGTCCACGGCTGTCGTTCACGGCTTGGCGAATCTGGATCGCCGGTTGATTCAGGTCGGGTCGCACCAGTGCGTTGCGGCTGGTGTTGACCAGCACTTCCAGCTCCACCCCGAGCTCGCGGCAATAGCCGAGCATCAACTGATGATGGCTAGGCAGGCGACCGGGGCCGGCGTTGAGGTAGAAGCCGTTGTCGAAGTCCGCGACCTGCACGCTGCCGTCGGTGTACTCGACACGATCACCCCCGCGTACCGTCCAGTTGCGTCCGCCAACACGATCACGGGCCTCCAGCAGCGTGACGTTGAAACCGGCCTTTTTCAGCTCATAGGCGCTGACCAGGCCGCCGATGCCGGCACCAATCACCACCACGCTGGCACCTTGACCAACACGGGCGGTGGGCAACGCGGCGTAGTTCTCCGCAGCGGCCTGCGCCGTGTCGGTCACACCGAGCATGCCCATCACCGCGGAGGCCGCCTGAAGACCGCCGACGGCGGCGACACGGGCGATCAATTGTCTTCTGGTCAATGGCATTCAAGCGCTCCCTGCCTGGCGGATAGATAGTGCATTCGGTTATAGCCCGGCAACTTGTACAGTCACTTGGGTCTATGCGAAGCCATCCTAGGGGGCACTCTTTAATAAGAGAAATACATTTTAAGCATATGCAAATATTAATTTGTGTCATATTCGGCGCAGGTGATTCTGCGGCGATTGCATAGTCACATCGTCAGTCGATTCAACCCGATCAATGTCTGCGCTGCGCCTCGCTCAGCACCCGCAGCAAATTCCCGCCCCAGATCTTTGCCACATCCCTTTCGTTGTAACCCGCCGCCAGCAAGCGCTCGGTAATTCGCGGCAACTGCGACACATCGCTCAAGCCTTGCACCCCGCCGCCGCCGTCCCAGTCAGCACCGATCCCGACATGGTCGGCGCCGACGACTTGCAGAATGTGCAGCAGGTGCTTGATGAAATCATCAAGGTTTGCTTGCGGTTGCGGGTAGCGGTTTTCGACCTCGTGGATACGCGCTGCCAGGTCCGCCACCTCGGCCGGGCTCAGGCTCGCCGCCAGTCGAAACTCGCGATACAGCGGGCCCAGCGCCTTGTCGCGCTCGGGGTTGGGCTCGTGGTTGATCAAGTCACCGGGAAAGCTGTTGACCTGCACCACACCGCCCTTCGCCGCCAACCGGCGCAAGCGCTGGTCGTCGAGGTTGCGTGGGTGCGCCGTGATCGCCCGACTGCTGCTGTGCGAAGCAATGATCGGGGCACTGGATAGCTCCAGCACTTGGTCAAACACCTGGTCCGAGGCGTGCGAGACATCGAGCAAAATCCCCTGCCGGTTGGCCTCCACCACCAGGGCTCGACCGGCCGGGCTCAAGCCGTGCCATTGCGGCAACGCGGTGGCTGAATCGGCGAAATCGTTGTTGGCCGCATGCACCAGCCCAAGCATGCGCAAACCCAGTCGGTAATAGGTCTGCAATCGTTGCAGATCAGCCGCCAGCGGCTCGGCGTTTTCCATGCTGATAAACACCACCCGCTGCTGGCGCGCGACGATGGCCGGTACGTCTTCGGCGCGCAACGCCAAGGCAAAATCCTTGGGGTGCGCCGCTACCATGTCGCGAATGCGGGTGATCACCGCCAGGCCATGCTCGCTGGCCAGTGTCCGGCCTTCGGCGGTGAGTGGACCCTGCGGGGTGAATATCGCCCAGAAGCCACCGTCCAGCCCGCCCTCCTTCATGCGCGGCAAGTCCACTTGGGACAGGTCGGTGTCGAAGCTGTGCCGCTGGGTGATGTCCCAATCGGGACGCGCCAGTTGCATCGGAGTGTCGAGGTGGCTATCGAGGACGGTGAGACGCTGGTGAAGTTGCGTAACGGTTTCCCCGGCGTGGGTGAAAGCGCTGATCAGGCACAACAGCACTGCGCAACAGCGCGCAAAAGAAGTGAGCATGCATGCCCTCCCTGGCAAGTGTCGGATGTGCAAATGCGGGTTCAGCTCCAGTGAAAACTGCGGTCCCACAAACCGGACACGTCGAGCTGCTGCGGCAACACCCCGGCCTCGAAAAACAGATCGGCCACATCCTGCTGGGATTTCACCGCCGCATCGTCCACCGGTTGCAGCAGACGCGGGCCACTCTGGGCACGATACTGGGCCAGGAATACTTCCCGTGGCATGCCAAGGATCTTCGCACTCTTGGTTGCCCACTCTTCGGGATGCGCCGCAATCCATTGCCAGGCACGGTACTCGCGCAAGATGTAATCGGTAATCGCCTGATGTTTGAGCGGGTCGGCGATGCTGTTCTGATTGGCGGCGATCACGTAATTGCCGGACAGATAGCCCTGACCGGTTTTCAAGACACGGGCCCCGGTGCGTTGCTCGGCGAGCTGGATGAAGTAGCCAAAACTGACCCAGGCATCCAGCGCCCCGTTCTGAAACGCGGCAAAACCGTCCTGCGGTGTCAGCGCCATGGGCACGATGTCATTGAACGTCAGGCCCTGCTCCTTCAGCGCTTTAAGCAAAAAATAGTGTGAACTGGTCGAGCGGATGTAGCCGATGCGCTTGCCCTTGAGTTGCGCGATCGACTGCACGTCAGAGCCTTTGGGCACGATGAACGCCTGGTTGTTGACGTCACCGGTCAACACCGCAATGAGCTTCACTGGCGCGTGATTCTTGATCCCGAATATCGGCGGTATCTCACTCATTGGCGAGATGTCCAGGGTGCCGCTGACCAAGGCCTCGAAACTCAGATTGCCGCCCGTGAACTCGGCGTATTTGACGGTGTAAGGCGCAGGCTCGATTCCCGCTTCGGCGAAGAATGTCGGGGCCGCGCCTTTGTAGGTCGCCACGTTCAGCGTGACCCCACGCAAGTCGTTGGCGGCCAGGCCCAAGCGTGGCAGGCCGACGCTGAATGCGCCGAGGCTGGCCAGCGCCGAGAGTTCGAGAAAACGTCGACGGTGCATGGTGCAACTCCTTAAGTCAGAACATCCGGTTCTGCGCGCAAAATCCGTTCGCGAAACGGCTGGAAGCTGAACCAGCCACCAAATTCAGTACCGACCTGCCTGGCCGTGTGTCGCGCCACGTCATGCGGGATAAGCCGTGGCGCCCCCGCCGCTTCGGCGAGCAGTTGCGTGCGTGCCGCGTTGTCCATCGCGATGAAACGCCAGACGGCCGCTTCGACAGTCTGGCCAACGGTTAGCAGGCCATGATTTTGCAGGATCAACGCGTTGTGTTCGCCAAGGGTCTGGGCGATGCGCGCGCCCTCGCTGGTGTCCAGCACCACCCCGGAAAAATTGTCGAACAGTGCGTGCTTTTCATAAAAGGCACAGGCGTCCTGGGTCAGCGGGTCCAGCAAGCGTCCCAGACTCGACCAGGCTTTGCCGTACAGCGAATGCGCATGTGCCGCGGCGATCACCTGCGGGCGGGCTTCATGCAGCGCGGCATGGATGGCGAACGCGGCCAGGTTCAACGCGCCCTCGCCTTCGAGGATTTCGCCATCAGGGTTGACCAGCAACAAATCCGACACCCGCAAATGACCGAAATACACGCCCACCGGGTTGACCCAAAAGTGATCCGGCCGCCCTGGGTCGCGCACCGTGATGTGCCCGGCACAGCCCATATCAAACCCTTGCAGGGCAAACACCCGGAACGCGATGGCGAGGCTCTGTTTGCGTTGCAATCGTTCCTGCTCAACGCTCTCGTGCTGCGGCGGCTGCTCCCAGCGAAACACGGTGTGGCCGTCGCGCGGCAAGTCGTACACCCCCGGCCGGTGAACTGCGTTGGCTGTGCTCATGGCTGACTCCTTTCAATATCCACGGCTGATCTCCACCGGGTTTTCCAATGGCAGCCCGTTGCGCTGGCGTTCAATGTTGCGCCCCAGCAAGCGGGCAATGTTGAGGTACACCTGCGGCGAATTGGCCGAGGTGTGCGGTGATAAATGGATGCGTCGATGACTGTAAAACGGGTGCCCCGCCGGCAGCGGTTCCGGGTCGCTGACATCCAGACTCGCCAGGCCGACCTGCCCGGCATCGAGGGCGCGCAACAACGCGTGCTGATCGATCAGCGCCCCGCGCGCAAGGTTGATCAGATGCAGCCCCGGCCGGGCTGACGCCAGCACCGCTTCGCTGACGATGTGCCGTGTCGCAGGCGTGACCGGTGCCGCCAGCAGCACATGATCGGCACGGCCAAACAACTCATGAATGTCCGCCACCGCGCGCACGCCGGGCACTTCAAAAGGTTGCGCGGAGTGACGCAGCGCGAGGACGTGCATCCCCAGTGCCTGCGCTTTCGGCGCCAGGGCCTGGGCAATACTGCCGAAACCGAACAGCCCCAGCGTGCTGCCTGACACCGAAGCCAGCGGCCGCTGCTGCCAGTGCGCCGCGTCGTTGATCCAGACGTCCGGCAGTTGCTTGGCGGCTGTGAAAATTGCGGCCAGGGCAAACTCGGCCATCGTCTCTGCGGTAGTGCCTCGCGCACTCGCTACCGGCAAGCTGTCGAACAGCCAGCGAGGGAAATAATCGAGGCCGCTGGTCACCAGTTGAACCAGCTGCAAACCAAACGGCCAACCGGGCGGCGGCGCCGACGCGTCCCGAAATTCGGCATGCGGGGCGGCGAGCAACACCTGGACATCCGCCGGCAAATTCGCTGGCAAACCTCGTGGCAACTCAAGCACTTCAACATCGGGCAATTGCGCTCGCAGGCGTTGATTGAACGCCGCGTCCAACTGACTGGCGATGCGCGTCATGCCTGGGCGCCCCGGCTCGGCAGAGCGAATGCGGCGCGGCCGACGGCACCGAGGATCGCGTCGTTCTGCGGGGTGTGAATCCGGCTGCACAACACATCGCGGTAATGCCGCTCGATCGGATTGCCACGGGCCAGGCCGGGGTTGCCGATGGCTTCGATCCCCAACTCGACGGCGCTGATGGCGTTGCTGGTGACCAGGTATTTGACCTGCGTGGCTTCGCTCGGATCGACCCGTCCTTCTGCTGCAGCATCCAGCAGTACGCGGTTGGCAAACAGCAACGCGTCGATGCGCCCGATCAGTTCATGAAACCTCGGCAGGCTCGACAGCGGCGCTCCCAGATTGGCCGGCGTGCGCTCGGCAAGCCATCCCACTAACCAGTCGCGGGCGGCGCGGGCTACACCGTCGTAGATCGACGAAAGCAGCACTGCCAGCCACAACACGCCGGTGCTGTCCAGTTCCGAGGGGCGCGGGACGTTGGCCGGCAGAATGTCCACGGCGTATTCGGTGGCGACGAACACGTCTTCGAAAATCACATCGTGGCTGCCAGTAGCACGCATGCCCAAGTGATCCCAGGTTTCCTCGATGCGAATCCCCGGCGTATCCCGATGCACCAGCCAGGTGCCCACGTGCGGCTCACTGTCGTCGCTGCGCGCCCAAACCGCCAGCCAGGTCAGACCGGGAATGCCGGTGGAGTAAATCTTTCGGCCGCTGAGCAACCAGCCTCCGTCCACGCGTCGCGCAAGGGTACTGGGCAAGCCGCCACGGGCCGGTGTGCCGAGGTCCGGCTCGACCCGCAACGCATTGATCAATGCGCCCTCTTCCACTGCTTCGCGTGCCAGCCGTTCGCGCAGGTGCAGCGGCCATGCCTGATTGCCTTGCAGGCGCGTGTGTTGCAGGTATTGCATCACCAGCACCAACGCGGTGGACGGTTCGCCGCGAGCCACTGCGCTGACGACCCGGCGCGCCTGGGCCAGTG
Encoded here:
- a CDS encoding TonB-dependent receptor, with protein sequence MRSILHKTLFGAAPLSFGLLGMAVPSVLFAADETLGTVVVTGVRGSQQRTVTDSPAPIDVIDSEQLRTIGQNGLKEMLGRLLPSFNVPTINGGGTAFLVRGVSMRGLGGDQVLVLINGKRRHNSALINNGARVGNASVPVDLDLIPTASIERIEVLRDGAAAQYGSDAIAGVINIILKRNAEGLTSDTSVGQYYDGDGTTGHEAFNWGSALGENGGFFNLSWDGKLQEPYERSSAATGQLYFNQPNGTPDSRESNRQGWGTEYGLGRDRTTSVAYNAELPLQDDLKLYSFSTLSYRTSNKDLGHRKPTDITSLNGVPDAPYPNGGQARREIHEVDFQVAGGAKGALGNWDWDLSSTYGKDRAVLDTDNNLNISNGPYGQHDFHLGNLIFDQWTNNLDFTQALDIGWSSPLETSFGVEYRWEKYALEEGEPNAYNYGSYVPAVGRFAGVRPDPGLFSVNGTTPDDAYDLQRHSEAAYLDFGLNITPNWYVGAAGRYEKYNLGVGDTTSGKLTTRYEFLPGYAVRAAVSNGFRAPSLAQSVFSTTSTVTQFGANGTTSSVRTKQMRPDSAEAIALGAKDLEPETSRNYSLGFTAEPAERLRFTADFYLIDIDKRILQTGLLQGAAVSQILVENGLAPNLAGQYYTNAADTRTKGVDLVADYSQSFGEYGTAKWSIAYNHNKTTIRDLADTPAALARLGSSYLLFDRQQQIDLTKSTPKDKWILSTNYKVGDWTTNLQLTRFGEYTEGSNIPANDRTYSAKWITDIDVAYDVTKNLTVALGANNLFDEYPDKIGLKAWAGTYEYGMFSPYGLGGGYYYSRVSLAF
- a CDS encoding RidA family protein, which gives rise to MSLKKTLLGMGILFAASNTLAASISRVPSTYPNSPILQSVTLAANTEVTYLSGLLPDPVDPKAPKDQVRAVGNTEAQTRVVLRKVESILASQGLKLADVVQLRIYLVGDPALGGKLDFDGLQVAFREFFGTEQQPLKPARTTVQVAGLVLPGALIEVETVAARSQ
- a CDS encoding FAD-dependent oxidoreductase, translating into MPLTRRQLIARVAAVGGLQAASAVMGMLGVTDTAQAAAENYAALPTARVGQGASVVVIGAGIGGLVSAYELKKAGFNVTLLEARDRVGGRNWTVRGGDRVEYTDGSVQVADFDNGFYLNAGPGRLPSHHQLMLGYCRELGVELEVLVNTSRNALVRPDLNQPAIQIRQAVNDSRGHFSELLAKAVNRHALDQELSLEDRSNLLSFLKTWGDLSDKLEYVGSARSGYKVWPGAGDQLAQKKDPLPLQTLLNPALTTALMIDEYPEFSPTMFQPVGGMDRIPKAFARHLKAALRLNAEVRSITNQPDFVEVAYLDRRSGHEQKIRADYVISALPLPLLAKIDSNLAAPVRQAIAAVQFGYANKVAWQSRRFWESDYQIYGGLSFINQEASGLWYPSGGFNQAQGVLVAAYNNGETARKFGEKSLDQQIAISRQAVELLHPGHSHELRKPLAIAWAKIPYNLGPWINHEVADPDYSLLNQPQGRVYLTSDGLAHSGVGIWQEAAAGAARRVVRNLFERAQGSPIKQTA
- a CDS encoding dipeptidase — protein: MLTSFARCCAVLLCLISAFTHAGETVTQLHQRLTVLDSHLDTPMQLARPDWDITQRHSFDTDLSQVDLPRMKEGGLDGGFWAIFTPQGPLTAEGRTLASEHGLAVITRIRDMVAAHPKDFALALRAEDVPAIVARQQRVVFISMENAEPLAADLQRLQTYYRLGLRMLGLVHAANNDFADSATALPQWHGLSPAGRALVVEANRQGILLDVSHASDQVFDQVLELSSAPIIASHSSSRAITAHPRNLDDQRLRRLAAKGGVVQVNSFPGDLINHEPNPERDKALGPLYREFRLAASLSPAEVADLAARIHEVENRYPQPQANLDDFIKHLLHILQVVGADHVGIGADWDGGGGVQGLSDVSQLPRITERLLAAGYNERDVAKIWGGNLLRVLSEAQRRH
- a CDS encoding ABC transporter substrate-binding protein; the encoded protein is MHRRRFLELSALASLGAFSVGLPRLGLAANDLRGVTLNVATYKGAAPTFFAEAGIEPAPYTVKYAEFTGGNLSFEALVSGTLDISPMSEIPPIFGIKNHAPVKLIAVLTGDVNNQAFIVPKGSDVQSIAQLKGKRIGYIRSTSSHYFLLKALKEQGLTFNDIVPMALTPQDGFAAFQNGALDAWVSFGYFIQLAEQRTGARVLKTGQGYLSGNYVIAANQNSIADPLKHQAITDYILREYRAWQWIAAHPEEWATKSAKILGMPREVFLAQYRAQSGPRLLQPVDDAAVKSQQDVADLFFEAGVLPQQLDVSGLWDRSFHWS
- a CDS encoding class II aldolase/adducin family protein, with product MSTANAVHRPGVYDLPRDGHTVFRWEQPPQHESVEQERLQRKQSLAIAFRVFALQGFDMGCAGHITVRDPGRPDHFWVNPVGVYFGHLRVSDLLLVNPDGEILEGEGALNLAAFAIHAALHEARPQVIAAAHAHSLYGKAWSSLGRLLDPLTQDACAFYEKHALFDNFSGVVLDTSEGARIAQTLGEHNALILQNHGLLTVGQTVEAAVWRFIAMDNAARTQLLAEAAGAPRLIPHDVARHTARQVGTEFGGWFSFQPFRERILRAEPDVLT
- a CDS encoding D-isomer specific 2-hydroxyacid dehydrogenase family protein gives rise to the protein MTRIASQLDAAFNQRLRAQLPDVEVLELPRGLPANLPADVQVLLAAPHAEFRDASAPPPGWPFGLQLVQLVTSGLDYFPRWLFDSLPVASARGTTAETMAEFALAAIFTAAKQLPDVWINDAAHWQQRPLASVSGSTLGLFGFGSIAQALAPKAQALGMHVLALRHSAQPFEVPGVRAVADIHELFGRADHVLLAAPVTPATRHIVSEAVLASARPGLHLINLARGALIDQHALLRALDAGQVGLASLDVSDPEPLPAGHPFYSHRRIHLSPHTSANSPQVYLNIARLLGRNIERQRNGLPLENPVEISRGY
- a CDS encoding acyl-CoA dehydrogenase family protein, giving the protein MSLSTVQPRAEHQARQPDLDAPAFAERLEALSEEFAATAAYYDKHSEFPHANLLRLHEHGLLALTVPRRLGGSEATLAQARRVVSAVARGEPSTALVLVMQYLQHTRLQGNQAWPLHLRERLAREAVEEGALINALRVEPDLGTPARGGLPSTLARRVDGGWLLSGRKIYSTGIPGLTWLAVWARSDDSEPHVGTWLVHRDTPGIRIEETWDHLGMRATGSHDVIFEDVFVATEYAVDILPANVPRPSELDSTGVLWLAVLLSSIYDGVARAARDWLVGWLAERTPANLGAPLSSLPRFHELIGRIDALLFANRVLLDAAAEGRVDPSEATQVKYLVTSNAISAVELGIEAIGNPGLARGNPIERHYRDVLCSRIHTPQNDAILGAVGRAAFALPSRGAQA